In Crinalium epipsammum PCC 9333, the following are encoded in one genomic region:
- the prmC gene encoding peptide chain release factor N(5)-glutamine methyltransferase — translation MTQPQQLMVSGVELWQWFTQARLAAVVADIPVSEVDWLLQEVAGLDKLALRLESFKDRLEIPLSMPFSKLATLWQQRVDARMPVQYLTGVAPWRNFLLSVSPAVLIPRPETECLIELAVAAVENSSKLKKAGCWADLGTGSGAIALGLAYAMPAAQIHAVDYSAAALEIASYNAQKLGFETRIQFHQGSWWEPLNSLKGEFSGMVSNPPYIPSTLISELQPEVAWHEPHLALNGGSDGLDYIRHLIEVSPIYLRSGGIWLIEMMAGQAPVVAELLRQQGSYCQIKIFSDLAGIDRFALAYRA, via the coding sequence ATGACTCAGCCACAACAACTGATGGTTTCAGGGGTAGAACTTTGGCAGTGGTTTACACAAGCAAGACTTGCTGCTGTAGTTGCTGATATCCCTGTCAGTGAAGTGGACTGGTTGTTGCAAGAGGTAGCTGGGTTAGATAAGTTGGCACTGCGGTTGGAATCTTTTAAAGATCGACTAGAAATTCCGCTCAGTATGCCTTTTTCTAAGTTAGCAACTCTATGGCAGCAGCGAGTTGATGCTAGGATGCCAGTTCAGTATTTAACTGGGGTGGCTCCCTGGCGTAATTTTTTGTTGAGTGTTTCACCAGCAGTTTTGATTCCGCGACCTGAAACGGAGTGCTTAATTGAATTAGCTGTTGCGGCTGTGGAGAATAGTTCTAAGCTTAAAAAAGCCGGATGTTGGGCAGATTTAGGTACTGGTAGCGGTGCGATCGCACTTGGACTAGCTTATGCTATGCCAGCAGCCCAAATCCATGCTGTTGATTACAGCGCGGCTGCTCTAGAAATAGCTTCCTATAATGCACAAAAATTAGGATTTGAAACTAGAATTCAATTTCATCAAGGTTCCTGGTGGGAACCACTAAATTCCCTTAAAGGTGAGTTTAGTGGGATGGTGTCTAATCCCCCCTATATTCCCAGTACTTTAATATCAGAATTACAACCAGAAGTTGCTTGGCATGAGCCTCATCTTGCCCTTAATGGGGGTAGTGATGGTTTGGACTACATTCGTCATTTAATCGAAGTCTCCCCTATATATTTACGTTCAGGTGGTATTTGGCTAATTGAAATGATGGCAGGACAAGCACCAGTAGTAGCTGAGTTACTACGCCAGCAAGGAAGCTATTGTCAAATTAAAATATTTTCTGATTTAGCAGGTATTGATCGCTTCGCTCTAGCTTATCGTGCGTGA
- a CDS encoding GNAT family N-acetyltransferase codes for MVFWKSLFNTSDTASTSKTTVEGDPIEGTAANRANNGSRIFFSTERELDLYELEELCDAVGWSRRPLRKVKKALQFSFLVVSMWEERGAKRRIIGFARATSDHAFNATIWDVVVHPDFQSKGLGKAMMKYMIKKLRSEDISNITLFADPHVVNFYGGLGFLADPEGIKGMFWYPE; via the coding sequence ATGGTTTTTTGGAAAAGTTTGTTTAATACTTCTGACACTGCTTCTACCTCCAAGACGACAGTAGAGGGCGATCCTATAGAAGGCACGGCCGCTAATCGCGCCAATAATGGCTCGCGCATTTTCTTCAGTACTGAGCGAGAACTTGATCTCTATGAGCTAGAAGAATTGTGCGATGCTGTTGGCTGGTCTAGACGACCATTGCGTAAAGTCAAAAAAGCTTTGCAGTTCAGTTTTCTAGTTGTTTCTATGTGGGAAGAGCGGGGAGCTAAACGTAGGATAATTGGTTTTGCTCGTGCAACTTCTGACCATGCCTTCAATGCCACAATCTGGGATGTAGTCGTTCATCCAGATTTTCAGAGCAAGGGTTTGGGTAAGGCGATGATGAAATACATGATTAAGAAACTCCGATCTGAAGATATTAGCAACATCACTTTATTTGCAGATCCTCATGTAGTCAATTTCTACGGTGGATTGGGATTCTTAGCTGATCCAGAAGGAATAAAAGGAATGTTTTGGTATCCCGAATAA
- a CDS encoding GNAT family N-acetyltransferase, with protein sequence MNSSHIQFCDRKSKIDLKQLQALFQVGAFWAEERKIEDLAVAIANSEPVVSVWDKNKLIGFARATSDGIYRATIWDVVIDPNYRGAGLGRKLVETVLSHPRMSRVERVYLMTTNQQSFYERIGFECNSTTTMVLYSQPSISPLPAQIMESQETLRR encoded by the coding sequence ATGAATTCTAGTCATATTCAATTTTGCGATCGCAAATCAAAAATCGACCTTAAGCAACTTCAGGCACTTTTTCAAGTAGGAGCATTTTGGGCGGAAGAGCGCAAAATTGAAGATTTAGCAGTAGCGATCGCTAACAGTGAACCAGTTGTCAGCGTTTGGGATAAAAATAAACTAATCGGGTTTGCCAGAGCTACTTCAGATGGTATATATAGAGCCACTATTTGGGATGTAGTGATCGATCCTAACTATCGGGGTGCTGGATTAGGTCGTAAATTAGTAGAAACCGTCTTGAGTCATCCTCGCATGAGTCGAGTAGAGCGAGTTTACTTAATGACAACCAATCAACAAAGCTTTTACGAACGCATTGGTTTTGAATGCAACTCTACTACAACAATGGTACTTTACAGCCAGCCCTCAATCAGCCCTCTACCTGCTCAAATAATGGAGTCTCAGGAGACACTAAGAAGATAG
- a CDS encoding Tic22 family protein produces MKSFVRLGATLGLVGSTLLGSSFLGNLQALALPAEQVIQKLQTIPVFTVTDAKGSPLVRSIKNAQNKDVSVAGIFISQGDAQGFVDQLKKNNPALGKSVQVSPVSLGEVYRLGQANQNKPDGLNFAFIPKQQQVQSAVNLLRKSGQQVNTFDGTPLFVAKAGKDKGYLTVQQGNQQVIPFFFEQEQLQGMVERFKKQKPELASTVEVQVVNLQGLIQALRDSNKPEINSIVLVPANESMQFLQKASSAPRQAPAPAKPPQNRRR; encoded by the coding sequence ATGAAGTCATTCGTTCGCTTGGGCGCAACACTGGGTTTAGTTGGAAGTACACTGCTAGGGTCTTCTTTTTTAGGGAATTTACAGGCTTTAGCCTTGCCAGCAGAACAGGTTATTCAAAAGTTGCAAACGATTCCTGTTTTTACTGTCACTGATGCTAAAGGCTCGCCACTGGTTAGGTCAATCAAGAATGCTCAGAATAAAGATGTCTCTGTAGCAGGTATTTTTATTAGCCAGGGTGATGCTCAAGGATTTGTTGACCAGCTTAAGAAAAATAATCCAGCTTTGGGCAAATCAGTGCAGGTGTCTCCTGTGTCGCTGGGAGAAGTTTACAGATTGGGGCAAGCAAATCAAAATAAGCCGGATGGTTTAAATTTTGCTTTTATACCCAAACAGCAGCAAGTACAATCCGCAGTAAACTTACTGCGTAAGAGCGGTCAACAGGTAAACACTTTTGATGGTACTCCCCTGTTTGTCGCTAAAGCTGGTAAGGATAAAGGGTATCTGACAGTTCAGCAGGGAAATCAGCAGGTAATTCCTTTCTTTTTTGAGCAAGAGCAATTACAGGGAATGGTTGAGCGCTTTAAGAAACAAAAACCCGAATTAGCATCCACTGTAGAAGTTCAGGTGGTGAATTTGCAAGGTTTAATTCAGGCATTGCGCGACAGTAATAAACCAGAAATTAATAGTATTGTGTTGGTTCCAGCTAACGAGTCGATGCAATTTTTGCAGAAAGCCTCATCTGCGCCTAGACAAGCTCCTGCACCAGCGAAGCCTCCTCAAAATCGTCGGCGTTAA
- the hemB gene encoding porphobilinogen synthase, producing MFPTHRPRRLRTHPQLRRMVRENVVTTSDLIYPLFAVPGEGIAKEVKSMPGVYNLSVDKIVEEAKEVYDLGIPAIILFGIPENKDIDATGAWHDCGIVQKASTAVKEAVPDLIVIADTCLCEYTSHGHCGYLQVGDLTGRVLNDPTLELLKKTAVSQAKAGADIIAPSGMMDGFVQAIRIALDEAGFEDTPILSYAAKYASAYYGPFRDAADSSPQFGDRRTYQMDAGNVREALKEIALDIAEGADMLMVKPALAYMDVIWRVKEASNLPVAAYNVSGEYSMVKAAALNDWIDEERVVMETLTSFKRAGADLILTYHAKDAARWLQK from the coding sequence ATGTTTCCCACCCATCGCCCTCGCCGCCTGCGTACTCATCCCCAACTACGTCGGATGGTACGTGAAAATGTAGTAACCACAAGTGATTTAATTTACCCACTATTTGCTGTACCAGGTGAAGGCATTGCTAAAGAAGTTAAATCAATGCCAGGAGTCTACAATTTATCTGTAGACAAAATAGTAGAAGAAGCCAAAGAAGTTTACGACCTTGGTATTCCTGCAATCATTCTATTTGGCATTCCCGAAAATAAAGATATAGATGCCACTGGTGCATGGCATGATTGCGGAATTGTGCAAAAAGCTTCCACCGCAGTTAAAGAAGCTGTGCCAGACTTAATTGTAATTGCCGATACTTGCTTGTGTGAGTATACCAGTCATGGTCACTGTGGTTATTTACAAGTGGGCGATTTAACTGGTCGTGTTTTAAATGACCCTACCTTAGAATTACTCAAAAAAACAGCAGTTTCTCAAGCTAAAGCTGGCGCTGATATTATTGCCCCATCAGGAATGATGGATGGGTTTGTGCAAGCAATTAGAATTGCCCTCGATGAAGCTGGATTTGAGGATACGCCAATTCTTTCCTATGCAGCTAAATATGCCTCAGCTTATTATGGTCCATTTAGGGACGCGGCTGATTCATCACCTCAATTTGGCGATCGCCGTACCTACCAAATGGATGCTGGTAATGTCCGTGAAGCCCTCAAGGAAATTGCCCTAGATATCGCTGAAGGCGCTGATATGCTGATGGTGAAACCAGCATTAGCTTATATGGATGTAATTTGGCGAGTTAAAGAAGCAAGTAACTTACCAGTTGCAGCTTATAACGTTTCTGGTGAGTACTCTATGGTTAAAGCTGCTGCCCTCAATGATTGGATCGACGAAGAAAGGGTAGTAATGGAAACCTTAACCAGCTTTAAACGTGCTGGCGCTGACTTAATTCTCACATACCATGCTAAAGATGCAGCCCGTTGGTTGCAAAAATAA
- a CDS encoding L-threonylcarbamoyladenylate synthase, with amino-acid sequence MLIDFDALVAGAKSGQLVSFPTDTVPALAVRPDCAGLIFQAKQRTQDKPLILMAATAQSLWQFVDGSLRDREIWEQVAEKYWPGALTLVLPCSKNVPQGVNQADPSTIGLRVPNHAIALAILSQTGALATTSVNRSGEPPLQTITEIETHFPDVLTLLPSELETIQPSLGMPSTVAKWSDTGWQILRQGAINLDDTVGYYKF; translated from the coding sequence TTGTTAATTGATTTTGATGCTCTTGTTGCTGGAGCAAAATCTGGTCAGCTAGTCAGTTTTCCTACGGATACGGTTCCAGCATTAGCCGTTCGTCCTGACTGTGCAGGGTTAATATTTCAAGCCAAGCAACGAACTCAGGATAAACCTTTGATTTTAATGGCTGCAACAGCCCAATCTTTGTGGCAGTTTGTGGATGGGAGTTTGCGAGATCGAGAGATTTGGGAGCAAGTAGCCGAGAAATATTGGCCAGGAGCTTTGACTTTGGTGTTACCTTGTTCTAAGAATGTACCCCAAGGAGTTAATCAAGCTGATCCCAGTACTATTGGGTTGCGAGTTCCTAATCATGCGATCGCTCTAGCTATTTTGTCTCAAACTGGTGCTTTGGCAACTACTAGCGTTAATCGTTCAGGTGAGCCGCCTTTACAAACGATTACAGAAATTGAAACACACTTTCCTGATGTATTAACACTGTTACCTAGTGAACTAGAAACAATTCAACCAAGTCTGGGTATGCCTTCCACTGTGGCTAAATGGAGTGATACTGGCTGGCAAATTCTCCGACAGGGAGCTATTAATTTAGATGATACTGTTGGTTACTATAAATTTTGA